Proteins encoded in a region of the Streptomyces sp. NBC_00310 genome:
- a CDS encoding alpha/beta fold hydrolase has protein sequence MSVSYRQPGVVLTDRRFTVPLDHDDPAGERIELYAREVVASDKADAELPWLVYLQGGPGFGANRFVGREAWLDRALKEYRVLLLDQRGTGASTPANRQTLPLRGGPGEQADYLAHFRADSIVRDCEAIRRQVTGGAPWAVLGQSFGGFCAVTYLSRAPEGLSTAVITGGLPSLDANADDVYRAAYPRVERKVAAHYARYPQDVERARRIADHLLQHDVVLPNGYRFTVEAFQSLGILLGRGDGSHRLHFLLEDAFVRTPRGPGLSDSFQEQAQGLLSYAGHPLYALLHEAIYGQDPGATDWAAERVRHEFPQFDAAKTLTGDGPLLFTGESVHPWMFDNDPALRPLRETAEDLATRRGWLPLYEPDRLAVNEVPVAAAVYHDDMYVDTAHSLRTARAIRGLRTWVTDEFEHDGVRAGGPRVLDRLLALTRDEE, from the coding sequence TTGTCCGTCAGCTACCGCCAGCCCGGTGTCGTCCTCACCGACCGCCGCTTCACCGTCCCCCTCGACCACGACGACCCGGCGGGGGAGCGGATCGAGCTCTACGCGCGCGAGGTCGTCGCGAGCGACAAGGCGGACGCCGAACTGCCGTGGCTGGTCTATCTGCAGGGCGGCCCCGGCTTCGGGGCCAACCGCTTCGTCGGCCGCGAGGCGTGGCTGGACCGGGCCCTCAAGGAGTACCGGGTCCTGCTCCTCGACCAGCGCGGCACGGGTGCCTCCACCCCCGCCAACCGCCAGACCCTCCCGCTGCGCGGCGGCCCCGGCGAACAGGCCGACTACCTCGCCCACTTCCGCGCCGACTCCATCGTCCGTGACTGCGAGGCCATCCGCCGCCAGGTCACCGGCGGCGCCCCCTGGGCCGTCCTCGGCCAGAGCTTCGGCGGCTTCTGCGCGGTCACCTATCTGTCCCGCGCGCCCGAGGGCCTGAGCACCGCCGTCATCACCGGCGGACTGCCCTCCCTGGACGCCAACGCCGACGACGTCTACCGGGCGGCCTACCCGCGTGTCGAACGCAAGGTCGCCGCGCACTACGCCCGCTACCCGCAGGACGTCGAGCGGGCCCGGCGGATCGCCGATCACCTGCTCCAGCACGACGTCGTCCTCCCGAACGGCTACCGGTTCACCGTCGAGGCCTTCCAGTCCCTGGGCATCCTCCTCGGCCGCGGCGACGGCAGCCACCGGCTGCACTTCCTGCTGGAGGACGCCTTCGTCCGCACCCCGCGGGGCCCCGGCCTGTCCGACTCCTTCCAGGAGCAGGCCCAGGGGCTGCTGTCGTACGCGGGCCACCCGCTGTACGCGCTCCTCCACGAGGCGATCTACGGACAGGACCCGGGCGCCACGGACTGGGCGGCGGAGCGGGTGCGCCACGAGTTCCCGCAGTTCGACGCCGCCAAGACACTGACAGGCGACGGCCCGCTGCTGTTCACGGGGGAGTCCGTGCACCCCTGGATGTTCGACAACGACCCCGCCCTGCGCCCGCTGCGCGAGACCGCGGAGGACCTGGCGACGCGGCGGGGCTGGCTCCCCCTGTACGAACCGGATCGTCTCGCCGTCAACGAGGTCCCGGTCGCCGCCGCGGTCTACCACGACGACATGTACGTCGACACGGCCCACTCCCTGCGGACCGCCCGCGCCATCCGGGGCCTGCGCACCTGGGTCACGGACGAGTTCGAGCACGACGGCGTACGCGCCGGCGGGCCGAGGGTGCTGGACCGGTTGCTGGCGCTGACGCGGGACGAGGAGTGA
- a CDS encoding PIG-L deacetylase family protein, whose protein sequence is MTDPRKDQPDQLKPMPDDWRRALAVVAHPDDLEYGCSAAIAAWTDEGREVAYVLATRGEAGIDTLEPARCGPLREREQRASAAVVGVSEVEFLDHEDGVIEYGPALRRDIAAAVRRHRPELLITLNHRDTWGGVAWNTPDHVAVGRATLDAAGDAGNRWIFPELVEQGLEPWNGVRWVAVAGSSTPTHAVDATPGLDRAVASLLEHRTYLDVLTKEDPETYVRDFLTGYARTTGERFGGTPAVAFEVFAR, encoded by the coding sequence ATGACCGACCCGCGGAAGGACCAGCCGGACCAGCTCAAGCCCATGCCCGACGACTGGCGACGCGCCCTCGCCGTCGTGGCCCACCCGGACGACCTCGAGTACGGCTGCTCGGCGGCGATCGCCGCGTGGACCGACGAGGGCCGCGAGGTCGCCTACGTCCTGGCGACGCGGGGCGAGGCGGGCATCGACACCCTGGAGCCCGCGCGGTGCGGCCCGCTTCGGGAGCGGGAGCAGCGGGCGAGCGCGGCCGTCGTGGGCGTGTCGGAGGTCGAGTTCCTCGACCACGAGGACGGTGTCATCGAGTACGGCCCCGCCCTGCGCCGGGACATCGCGGCGGCCGTCCGCCGGCACCGCCCCGAACTGCTCATCACCCTCAACCACCGCGACACCTGGGGCGGGGTCGCCTGGAACACCCCCGACCACGTGGCGGTGGGTCGCGCCACGCTCGACGCCGCCGGCGACGCCGGAAACCGCTGGATCTTCCCCGAACTCGTCGAGCAGGGCCTGGAACCCTGGAACGGCGTCCGCTGGGTCGCCGTCGCGGGGTCCTCCACCCCCACCCACGCCGTCGACGCCACCCCCGGCCTGGACCGCGCGGTCGCCTCCCTCCTGGAACACCGCACCTACCTGGACGTGCTGACGAAGGAGGACCCCGAGACGTACGTACGCGACTTCCTCACCGGCTACGCCCGCACCACCGGGGAGCGCTTCGGGGGTACACCGGCCGTGGCCTTCGAGGTGTTCGCCCGCTGA
- a CDS encoding pentapeptide repeat-containing protein, translating to MEQRSGEPLPPHDLRELRADCAGCFGLCCVALPFTASADFAVDKAAGKACGNLGEDFRCGIHTRLRDEGFTGCTVYDCFGAGQKVSQVTFGGENWRTGGREHARRMFDVFPVVRQLHELLWYLTESLTLPAARPVHADLRRALDETERLTRRTAEELGELDVAAHRQRVNELLLRVSDLMRTGAGRKRNRRGADLIGARLKGADLRKANLRGAYLIAADLTGADLRGADLIGADLRDADLTDADLTGAFFLTQPQLNAARGSAGTRLPTSVTRPGHWTT from the coding sequence ATGGAACAACGATCCGGTGAGCCCCTCCCTCCGCATGACCTGCGCGAACTGCGCGCGGACTGCGCCGGCTGCTTCGGCCTGTGCTGTGTCGCCCTGCCCTTCACCGCCTCGGCCGACTTCGCCGTCGACAAGGCCGCGGGCAAGGCGTGCGGAAACCTCGGGGAGGACTTCCGGTGCGGTATCCACACCCGGCTGAGGGACGAGGGCTTCACCGGCTGCACGGTCTACGACTGCTTCGGCGCCGGGCAGAAGGTCTCCCAGGTCACCTTCGGAGGCGAGAACTGGCGTACGGGCGGCCGCGAGCACGCCCGGCGGATGTTCGACGTGTTCCCCGTCGTGCGTCAACTCCACGAACTGCTCTGGTACTTGACCGAGTCGCTGACCCTGCCCGCCGCCCGCCCGGTGCACGCCGACCTCCGCCGGGCCCTCGACGAGACCGAGCGGCTGACCCGGCGGACGGCCGAGGAACTGGGAGAGCTGGACGTCGCCGCGCACCGGCAGCGCGTCAACGAGCTGCTGCTGAGGGTCAGCGACCTCATGCGAACGGGCGCCGGACGCAAGCGGAACCGGCGCGGCGCCGACCTCATCGGCGCGCGCCTCAAGGGCGCCGACCTCAGAAAGGCCAACCTGCGCGGTGCCTACCTCATCGCAGCCGACCTGACCGGCGCCGATCTGCGCGGCGCGGACCTGATCGGCGCCGACCTCCGTGACGCCGACCTCACCGACGCGGACCTGACCGGCGCCTTCTTCCTGACCCAGCCCCAGCTCAACGCGGCACGCGGCAGCGCCGGGACCCGGCTGCCGACGTCAGTCACCCGCCCCGGTCACTGGACGACGTGA
- a CDS encoding cytochrome P450 codes for MTATTGTATARGFRSAELGWPELHRIPHPPYRLPVIGDALGTNVRTPIQDSLRLGRRLGPIFRRKAFGKEIVFVGGAGLAAELADESRFAKHVGLGVANLRPVAGDGLFTAYNHEPNWQLAHDVLAPGFSREAMAGYHPMMLDVAERLMEHWDRAGAAGDTVDIPGDMTKLTLETIARTGFGHDFGSFERTRPHPFVAAMVGTLTYAQRRNVVPDPLVPLLLRGAARHNRTDMAYLNETVDAVVRARRSSGDGGTGSGGGGRARGSGAGDGGAGDGGGDLLDRMLETAHPETGERLSAENVRRQVITFLIAGHETTSGALSFALHYLARHPDLAARARAEVDRVWGDTVRPGYEQVARLRYVRRVLDEALRLWPTAPAFSREAREDTVLGGVHPMRRGAWALVLTAMLHRDPEVWGADAERFDPDRFDAAAVRARAPHTFKPFGTGARACIGRQFALHEATLVLGLMLRRYELSPEPAYRLRVAERLTLMPDGLRLNVERRVGTGPGAPRVPSSPSPSSPSRRPVTGAGD; via the coding sequence ATGACGGCGACGACGGGGACCGCGACCGCCAGGGGTTTCCGCAGCGCGGAGCTGGGCTGGCCCGAGCTGCACCGCATACCGCACCCGCCGTACCGGCTGCCCGTGATCGGCGACGCGCTCGGCACGAACGTGCGGACGCCGATCCAGGACTCCCTGCGCCTCGGGCGGCGGCTCGGGCCGATCTTCCGGCGGAAGGCGTTCGGCAAGGAGATCGTGTTCGTCGGGGGCGCCGGGCTCGCGGCCGAGCTGGCGGACGAGTCGCGGTTCGCCAAGCATGTGGGCCTGGGGGTCGCGAATCTGCGCCCGGTGGCCGGGGACGGGCTCTTCACCGCGTACAACCACGAGCCCAACTGGCAGCTCGCGCACGACGTCCTCGCCCCCGGCTTCAGCCGGGAGGCCATGGCCGGTTACCACCCGATGATGCTCGACGTCGCCGAGCGGCTGATGGAGCACTGGGACCGGGCGGGTGCGGCGGGCGACACCGTGGACATACCCGGCGACATGACCAAGCTGACGCTGGAGACGATCGCCCGCACGGGTTTCGGCCACGACTTCGGCTCCTTCGAGCGCACCCGGCCGCATCCCTTCGTCGCCGCGATGGTCGGCACCCTGACGTACGCCCAGCGCCGCAACGTCGTCCCCGACCCGCTGGTACCGCTGCTGCTGCGGGGCGCCGCCCGGCACAACCGGACGGACATGGCGTACCTGAACGAAACCGTCGACGCGGTGGTACGGGCGCGGCGGTCCTCCGGTGACGGCGGCACCGGCAGCGGTGGCGGGGGTCGCGCTCGTGGCAGCGGCGCCGGTGACGGTGGCGCCGGTGACGGTGGCGGTGACCTGCTCGACCGGATGCTGGAGACCGCGCATCCGGAGACCGGGGAGCGGCTGTCCGCCGAGAACGTCCGACGCCAGGTCATCACCTTCCTGATCGCCGGGCACGAGACCACCTCGGGCGCCTTGTCCTTCGCCCTGCACTACCTCGCCCGGCATCCGGACCTGGCCGCCCGCGCCCGCGCCGAGGTGGACCGGGTGTGGGGCGACACGGTGCGGCCCGGCTACGAGCAGGTGGCCAGGCTGCGATATGTGCGCCGGGTACTGGACGAGGCGCTGCGGCTGTGGCCGACGGCGCCCGCCTTCTCGCGGGAGGCCCGCGAGGACACCGTGCTCGGCGGGGTCCATCCGATGCGGCGGGGCGCCTGGGCGCTGGTCCTGACGGCGATGCTGCACCGGGATCCGGAGGTCTGGGGCGCGGACGCCGAGCGGTTCGACCCGGACCGCTTCGACGCGGCGGCCGTACGCGCCCGGGCCCCGCACACGTTCAAGCCGTTCGGCACGGGTGCGCGGGCCTGTATCGGCCGCCAGTTCGCGCTCCACGAGGCCACGTTGGTGCTGGGGTTGATGCTGCGCCGATACGAGTTGAGCCCGGAGCCGGCGTACCGGCTGCGGGTGGCGGAGCGGCTGACGCTGATGCCGGACGGGCTGCGGCTGAACGTGGAGCGGCGGGTGGGCACGGGGCCCGGCGCCCCGCGGGTGCCGTCGTCGCCGTCGCCTTCATCGCCGTCACGTCGTCCAGTGACCGGGGCGGGTGACTGA
- a CDS encoding TetR/AcrR family transcriptional regulator, with amino-acid sequence MAAGQEERPRRRLSTGERREQLLAVGARLFSESPYDDVWIEQVAEIAGVSRGLLYHYFPNKRDFFAAVVERESERMLRIMTPAPGRSARERLAAGLDAFLAHVEEHAHGFRAFHRADATGDQAVRKVYQRALAAQEAQILAALASDAEFAAALDGRPEMRLAVRGWLSFTTAVCLEWLRGSELTREQVRDLCARALFGVLAP; translated from the coding sequence ATGGCAGCCGGACAGGAAGAGCGCCCGCGTCGTCGGCTCAGTACCGGGGAACGGCGGGAGCAGCTCCTCGCGGTCGGGGCCCGGCTCTTCTCGGAGAGCCCGTACGACGACGTCTGGATCGAGCAGGTGGCCGAGATCGCCGGCGTCTCCCGCGGGCTGCTGTACCACTACTTCCCGAACAAACGGGACTTCTTCGCGGCCGTCGTGGAGCGCGAGAGCGAGCGGATGCTGCGGATCATGACCCCCGCTCCGGGCCGGTCGGCGCGCGAGCGGCTCGCGGCCGGGCTCGACGCGTTCCTCGCGCACGTCGAGGAGCACGCCCACGGCTTCCGGGCCTTCCACCGTGCCGACGCCACCGGCGACCAGGCCGTGCGCAAGGTCTATCAGCGGGCGCTGGCCGCGCAGGAGGCGCAGATCCTGGCGGCGCTGGCGTCGGACGCGGAGTTCGCGGCGGCGCTCGACGGGCGGCCGGAGATGCGGCTCGCCGTGCGCGGATGGCTGTCGTTCACGACCGCCGTCTGTCTGGAGTGGCTGAGGGGCTCGGAGTTGACCCGGGAACAGGTGCGGGACCTGTGCGCACGGGCGCTGTTCGGGGTGCTCGCGCCCTGA